A single window of Gossypium arboreum isolate Shixiya-1 chromosome 13, ASM2569848v2, whole genome shotgun sequence DNA harbors:
- the LOC108469902 gene encoding homeobox-leucine zipper protein ATHB-13-like: MSCNGMAFFPANFMLQTPHEEDHHHQPPTSINQMLPSCTPQDFHGVAPFLGKRSISFSGIDHVCEEGNGEDDLSDDGSQAGEKKRRLNMEQVKTLEKNFELGNKLEPERKMQLARALGLQPRQIAIWFQNRRARWKTKQLEKDYDLLKKQYEAIKADNDALQAQNQKLHAEILALKGKEPTESINLNKETEGSCSNRSENSSDVKLGMSRTPTVIDSHPTSCRTLFPTSIRPTTAVAQLFQTSSSRPDNHLQCQKMDQIVKEEGLGNMFCNIEDQTGFWPWLEQHHFN, translated from the exons ATGTCTTGCAATGGGATGGCTTTTTTTCCGGCCAATTTCATGCTCCAAACTCCTCATGAAGAAGATCATCATCATCAACCCCCAACTTCCATCAATCAAATGCTTCCTTCATGCACACCCCAAGACTTTCACG gtgttgCACCATTTCTGGGGAAGAGATCAATATCATTTTCTGGTATAGATCATGTATGTGAAGAAGGAAATGGGGAGGATgatttatcagatgatggttcacaGGCAGGAGAGAAGAAGAGAAGGCTGAACATGGAACAAGTGAAGACCCTTGAGAAGAACTTTGAGTTGGGGAACAAGCTTGAACCTGAGAGAAAAATGCAGCTGGCTAGAGCTCTTGGGTTGCAACCAAGGCAGATTGCTATTTGGTTCCAAAACAGAAGAGCAAGGTGGAAAACCAAGCAACTTGAGAAAGACTATGATCTCCTTAAAAAACAGTATGAAGCTATCAAAGCTGATAATGATGCACTCCAAGCTCAGAACCAAAAGCTTCATGCTGAG ATATTGGCACTGAAAGGCAAAGAACCAACGGAATCCATCAACCTCAACAAGGAAACGGAAGGTTCATGTAGTAACAGAAGTGAAAACAGCTCGGATGTGAAGCTGGGTATGTCAAGGACACCAACAGTCATTGACAGCCATCCGACAAGCTGCAGAACCCTTTTCCCAACATCCATTAGGCCAACTACAGCAGTCGCACAACTGTTTCAAACCTCATCATCAAGGCCTGATAATCACCTTCAATGCCAAAAGATGGATCAAATTGTTAAAGAAGAAGGCCTGGGTAACATGTTCTGCAACATCGAGGATCAAACGGGGTTTTGGCCGTGGCTCGAACAACACCATTTCAATTGA